A single window of Oncorhynchus keta strain PuntledgeMale-10-30-2019 chromosome 34, Oket_V2, whole genome shotgun sequence DNA harbors:
- the LOC118367385 gene encoding persulfide dioxygenase ETHE1, mitochondrial-like, producing MCSIVNRLKPALAYTLRLQTTGHLRKVPAHMGTVLRTSKQPLESVIIRPYCARMELGKGPFFRQLFESVSSTYTYLLADTESREAVLIDPVLETVDRDLKLIEELGFNLKVAVNTHCHADHITGTGQLKNRLFGMKSAISKHSGASADILLSEGDKISFGKHCLTVRETPGHTDGCVTLVTGDQSMAFTGDTLLIKGCGRTDFQQGCSRRLYESVHQKIFTLPPQCLVFPAHDYKGQTASTVGEERRFNPRLTKSVEEFVDIMTNLNLPKPAKIDIAVPANLVCGLHEV from the exons ATGTGTTCAATTGTAAACCGACTGAAACCTGCTCTGGCCTACACGCTGCGCCTCCAAACAACCGGGCACTTGCGTAAAGTTCCAGCCCACATGGGCACGGTCTTACGCACCAGCAagcagcctctggaatcagtcaTCATACGACCTTACTGCGCCAGGATGGAGTTGGGAAAAGGGCCTTTCTTCAGGCAG CTGTTTGAGTCGGTGAGCAGCACCTACACCTATCTGCTGGCTGATACAGAGAGCAGGGAGGCAGTCCTCATTGATCCCGTACTGGAGACAGTGGACAGGGATCTGAAACTCATAGAGGAACTGGGTTTCAACCTGAAAGTCGCAG TGAACACTCACTGCCATGCAGACCACATCACAGGCACGGGACAGCTGAAGAACAGGCTGTTTGGGATGAAGAGTGCCATCTCCAAGCACAGCGGGGCCAGTGCAGACATCCTGCTATCAGAGGGAGATAAGATCAGCTTTGGCAAACAT TGTCTGACGGTGAGGGAGACTCCAGGACACACAGACGGCTGTGTGACGTTGGTGACAGGGGACCAGAGCATGGCTTTCACTGGGGACACATTGCTAATCAAGGGCTGTGGAAGGACAGACTTCCAGCAGG GCTGCTCTAGGAGGCTCTATGAATCAGTCCACCAGAAGATCTTTACATTACCTCCTCAGTGTCTCGTCTTCCCTGCACATGACTACAAAG GTCAGACGGCCTCCACAGTGGGCGAGGAGAGGAGGTTTAACCCCCGCCTGACCAAGAGCGTGGAGGAGTTTGTGGATATCATGACCAACCTGAACCTCCCCAAGCCTGCTAAGATAG ATATTGCGGTGCCTGCAAACCTGGTGTGTGGACTCCATGAGGTTTGA